A single window of Bombyx mori chromosome 17, ASM3026992v2 DNA harbors:
- the MOF gene encoding MOF protein, translating into MAKGDKELEKPIVNNELPNPECRSTDNEDSESVPEQPLDIGEHYLVRRSDESWHPAEIIQSRYSTAESCYEYYVHYVGYDRRLDEWVSRHRVMSDRFDVCEQSNNNINCDHLLTDKSGRKITRNQKRKHDEINHVQKTYAEMDPTTAALEKEHEAITKVKYIDRIQIGKYEIDTWYFSPYPDEYGKQSKLWLCEYCLKYMRMEKTYRYHLSECTARQPQGNEIYRKGTIAIFEADGKEHKIYCQNLCLLAKLFLDHKTLYFDIEQFLFYILCEVDKQGAHLVGYFSKEKDSPEGNNVACILTLPPYQRQGYGKLLIAFSYELSRLEQVVGSPEKPLSDLGKLSYRSYWSYVLLEVLSASRGTLSIKDLSQMTGISQTDIISTLQSMNMVKYWKGQHVICVTPKIVAEQLASPHFKKPRLSIDPSALRWTPPSKQGNSAKAKK; encoded by the coding sequence ATGGCAAAAGGTGATAAAGAATTAGAGAAGCCAATAGTGAATAATGAGTTGCCTAATCCTGAGTGTCGAAGTACTGATAATGAAGACTCCGAGTCGGTCCCAGAACAGCCTTTGGACATAGGAGAACATTATTTAGTGCGGCGATCGGATGAGTCATGGCACCCGGCTGAGATTATACAGTCGCGATACAGTACAGCGGAATCTTGTTACGAATATTATGTCCATTATGTCGGATATGATAGAAGACTCGACGAATGGGTGTCCCGCCACCGGGTTATGTCAGATAGGTTCGACGTATGCGAGCAGTCGAACAATAACATAAACTGCGACCACCTGCTCACGGACAAATCCGGCCGGAAAATAACAAGGAATCAAAAACGTAAACATGACGAAATAAACCATGTGCAGAAAACTTACGCCGAAATGGATCCAACGACCGCCGCGCTTGAAAAGGAACATGAAGCTATTACTAAAGTTAAATACATAGACAGGATACAAATTGGAAAATATGAAATCGATACTTGGTATTTTAGTCCGTATCCTGATGAATATGGTAAACAATCAAAATTGTGGTTATGTGAATACTGTTTGAAGTATATGAGAATGGAAAAAACATACCGGTACCATCTCAGTGAATGCACAGCACGCCAACCCCAGGGTAACGAAATATACAGAAAAGGTACAATAGCTATTTTTGAAGCAGATGGCAaagaacataaaatatattgtcaGAATTTGTGTTTATTAGCCAAATTATTTTTAGATCACAAAACCCTTTATTTTGATATagaacagtttttattttatatattgtgTGAAGTTGACAAGCAAGGAGCTCACCTTGTAGgatatttttcaaaagaaaaggATTCACCTGAAGGCAATAATGTGGCATGTATATTGACTCTACCTCCATATCAGAGACAGGGGTATGGTAAACTCCTGATAGCTTTTAGTTATGAACTCTCAAGGCTCGAACAAGTtgttggaagtccagagaagccTTTATCAGATTTAGGCAAGTTAAGTTACAGATCGTACTGGTCATATGTTTTATTAGAAGTGTTAAGTGCTAGTAGAGGTACATTAAGTATCAAGGATTTAAGTCAGATGACAGGAATATCACAAACGGACATCATTTCAACTTTACAGTCAATGAACATGGTGAAGTACTGGAAAGGACAGCATGTTATTTGTGTTACACCTAAAATAGTTGCTGAACAATTAGCAAGCCCGCACTTTAAAAAACCACGGTTGTCAATAGATCCTTCAGCACTGAGATGGACGCCCCCTAGTAAACAGGGGAACTCTGCCAAAGCCAAAAAGTAG